The sequence below is a genomic window from Sceloporus undulatus isolate JIND9_A2432 ecotype Alabama chromosome 5, SceUnd_v1.1, whole genome shotgun sequence.
AGCAGGTTAATCTTTCACCTTTTATTCAGTGAggacaggaagaagagaagagatttCTGTGCTGTGTGGTTGTAACCCTGGCTGACTTGTGTCTTCTGCTTGCACACAACAGGCATCCTCTGGTTGTCCCTTGGCTCAGAGATAGTGTACATATGCTTACTGGTGAttagcttcatcctcctcctgctggaCATGTTGTACACAGGAAATCCAGTATGTGGCCTGAAACTCAATGCCTTTGCTGCCGTCTCCTCTGTATTGTCAGGTGAGAGCTTTCAATGGAGCATAGAGTGACCATTGGTCTTATTTCTCTTAATAGACCTTTACTTCATTGGCTGTCCAAGGATAATCCTATGTTTGAAGGTTTCCTTTACTTGAAGAGATTTCCAGACCAAATAAAAGAATCataggaagggggagagagaagccttgaaggcacatgttTATAGGTCACTTTGTCACAGTTTTCTTCAGTACTGATAGATATATTGTAGATTTCATTTCTGGTAATTAATTTCCAGGGCCTAAGTAGATCCTATCCGATCTTAGATGCTAAGCAGGATCatccctggttggtacttggatgagagatcaccaacaaataccaaatgctgtagggtatatttcaaaggaaggaactggcgaaaccacctcttgagtattccttgcctacaaaaactgtctgaaattcatggggtcaccataaggtgacaggcaacttaaaggcacatagccACACAATTAATTTCTACCTTTGCAATGTTACATTGTgtgtgcaaattttatgcaaataaGTGTTCTCTCGGGGTGATATGCAAGTGCATTCGCCCAAATGTTGTGTGGATGAGGAAGGTGTTTTATGATGGAAACTGGAAGCAATCATTAAAGACAGCAAAGGCAGGCAGAGTCATATTTTCCAGAATAACAGCTGAAAATCAGAAGGCGATAGAAGTATGCAACTGTGATAGgtgaaatataatgaaataaaaagagaggaaatgggAAAGATGCCAGAAGATTAAAAGGGAAACAAGAATGACTTAGCGAGCTTCAAGTCATAGAAGCATTTCCTAAATCTTCAAATCTGGAAAAGACCTTCATTATGaatggggaggcagggagaggcAATGTGTCTCTCCCATCTTAACTGTGATTTGAGGtgggttaatttttttttctttgctttcactGTAGGCCTCCTTGGAATGGTGGCTCATATGATGTACAGTCAAGTTTTCCAGGCAACTGTTAGCCTGGGACCAGAAGACTGGAGACCTCACAACTGGGACTATGGTTGGGCTTTCTAGTATGTTCAATCtttcttatttaaaatatgtcTATACTACTGCTCTTGAAATATTGTCATAAAGCTTggggaaaattacatttttggaataCAGCTTCCCAAATCCCTGGCCTTTGCTGGCTGGGTAATTCTGTGCATTTtgatccaaaaagtaactttttactCTAATTTTCTGTTCTGATTTTGTGCTTTTTCTGCTCTAATTATAGCCTCTTATCTGTTGGTCTGCCTGTGGTTTACCACTGCAGATGGTCTTCCAACATCTTGGATCTAGGCCCTGTACCTGAGCCATCCTCTACCTGGAGAAGGCAGGTGCATAATAGACCAAAGTCAACTGCTTTTATGAAGCAAATAAAAGGATGGTGCCTTTTCCCTTTCCATGCACAAATACTGATTAGACTGGAAGCTGAGTCTTAATTCATCACTGACACTTAGCCCTCTCTATTGCCTGAGACAACAGCCTCACTGTGCCTAATGTTAAGGCTCACCTTGACAAGGATCGAACATGGGGCCTTGTGCATATAATCTATTACCCTCCATTATGATTTTTTTGTCAAAACTGGTCTCGGGTAGTAGACCAGTCAAACCACTCATTAACAACATCCCCATGTTGTAAACTGTTTTGCAAAACAAAGTACCAGGACTTGGGAAGGGGAATCTTTTTTAACTGCAGCTCCTAGAACCCCCCACATAGTGATGATCAGGGGagaggcagtgtggcatagtggtttcagtgttgggactatgactctgaggaccAGAGTTCGATTGCCTgttcagacatgaaacccactgtgtgaccttgggcaagtcacatgctcccagcctcaaactttctctgaacaaatctagccaagaaaaccctctgataagtTTATCTTAGGGTCCTGAaaaactgcttgaaggcacacaacaacaaggaacgACAGAAACTACCAAAAATAATTCTTCTAAATTCTACAAATTCTTGCATACTGAAGTTGGTTCATAGCCAGGGGCAATGTTTGTGCTTGTAAACCTCCCTTTGGTCACCTATATTCAAGGGACATAATCTACAACagttgttgtatgacttcaatCCCCTCTAGAAAATTCTATTTTGCTTACAAGTCTTCCATTCCAAGATGTTGGTTTTCCTGCAGTGTTTCTGTTCACTGTCATTCCATTGATGACTCATCCCTTGTCTGTTAATATGCTGTTAGGGACAAAGACCCTGAGGCTTTGCATTGGTTCTGTTTCTGTGCACTTCAGGGCTAGCAGCCAGGGCTGGCAATTTGCTTAATGTCTTGGGGCCATGGTTAATTTGTGGATTTACTTGCATGATTTGTTTCCCATTATTTTCACAAACCTGGAAGATGGCAAAATAGGAGATGAAAATGAGGGATGTGCAAAACTCTACACAGAGGTAGAATTTGTTACAGTGGTTACATCTTAGACATATTTCCTTGGGAAATGTTTAATTCTTTGGGTTTCTACTGATTTCAATgtgccaccacctcctcctttacATCACCTTTTTCCCAGCTTTTGACATTATTCAAGCCCCACACTTCTTATgtatgcacacatgtatatatgtaaatatttaaagtatttttaactcCAGGTGTGGCTTGCATATCATTAATGAAAGATGATCCCCGCTTGTCAATTTACAGTCTGAAAAAATATGgcacaaaaggaaaaagcaatgatgaggaaggaggggggaaagcaagcctttttttaaaaaaagcagtgatAGTGGAATGTTTTTGCTTGAATGTTTCTCCCTTGTGCTTCAGGCTGTTAGAATGATGTCGATGGTAACAGGTAAGGCAGTAACCCAATGAAGTGTATCATCTATGCTTTGCTCACAGGCTTTGCTTTCTATATTTACTGAACTCATTACACTTGCCTCCCATTTTTCACCTAAGATATTGAAAGCTGCATAGTGGTTCTCCCACACACTGCTTTATCCCCCCCACAAAAGCCCTTTCTGGAAGGCTGGGTTAAGGGGTGGCGACtggcccaaaatcacccagtgaacTTCACAGTTGACTAGGAATTTGAACCTACAGGTCAACAGGCGTTGGGTTCAGGTGCCAATTTCTACACTGGGACCAGAGATGGGAAGgcccaaaataaaactggaaaaattaggggggaaatggttttttctgttttttttttcctgaagcctcccccccccaaaaaaaaaattgaaaaaattgaaaaaatgaagaaaacttATTATGGAATGTTTCATTTTAGCATAATACCTTTAAGACAACATGTCTGTATATTCTGCAAATCATTTCTAAAACTAACTACAGTATCAGATTGTTCTAATTTCTGTGCACTGAATGAGGACAAGCAAATCCTAGGTTACAAACTGAACTCTCCAATGCAAGAGCAAGATGCATTTCTCCTTTTTGGGGGCACTGAAAGAATCTGGTCTATGTTTGGAAACacactaaatcaagaaataaacatGTGTGAAAGGGTAGAGAAGCTTCTTTTAATCTAGGTACACCTTCTGTTTTTAGACATCCATTATAACTGTGATGATGACAAACATaacaaagcagaagcagagactgaAACTGATACTGATAACCAGGActacattcacactgcagaaataatgcagtttgacaccactttaactgccattgctcagtgctatggaattctgggatttgtagttttatgagacatttagccttctgtgtcagagagttctggtgccacatcaaactacaattcccaggatttcctagcactgagccatgacagataaagtggtctcaaactggaatatttctgcagtgcagacgcagcccagAGCTCGAAAAGTAATCTGATTAAATTCCATGTCTATTAATTGAGTCTTAGACCCTCCTCCATTtcaaacactccccccccccccattcttttaAGGGAATGGGTGCTTTATGTCTATTTGATACTGTGGcgatgaaatataaatatttttttcattactaatgtttattatttcttctgtggtttaaggtttttacttttatttttttgcctgttccacataaactagcaaaaccaaagttcaggagattattactccatttgttacatttttttttaaataaaagtaaattctgtttgtaataattgtttgaagacacattattttaatataccaattgTAGTAATTTTATGACAAATCAATTTGTACATAGTAATATTTTATATTCCTAAAGTAACAGAGTGACTTGCAATTTGTATAagtgctaatgttgcatttttttcaatttttcccagaaaaaaaaacatgtattttttcaTGCCTCCaaattttccagaaattttacatctctaactGGGATCCTCCCTGAACTGCATCGAttgccaaaaaaagaaacagaaaaaactaaaaatgggacatttgcaaaaaaaaaaaaaaaagttaaagagtgtgaaatggatctaaaaGGTGAATTTCCTCTCCTCCAGGATTCTTGGAGGGGTAAAGCACCTTTATTTTTAGCCGTGAAAAGGGCAGCCCAGCAATGATGGAGGGGGCTGAGGCCacaaaaacatctgggaaagGGGCTGCACTTTGCCTGCCCATGCTCCAACCCTTATGTAACACTGCCTGTCCCATCGTGCCAAAATGGCCAAGCAGTAAGAATCTCCATCTTCATTGCTACATCCCCATAATGTATCAATGTGAATAGTCACCTCTCCATCTCTCATTCTCTATGCTTCTCTTTTTCAGTATGGCCTGGGCTTCATTTACTTGTTGCATGGCTTCTGCAGTCACAACTCTGAACACATATACCAAGACAGTGCTGGCATTCAAGCGCAACCATGAACTAGCCTGTGATGGGAGCTTCACAATAGACCAGGCCCAACACTGCCAATACTTCTTGCCACCTCAGTACCATCATCACCACAGAGAACAAACCAGTGGCTTCTACCCACACCGAGAAAAACCTCTCCACTCTATCTCTGAGGGTGTTGATTTTTACTCTGAGCTGCAGCAGAAGGTGCTACAGAGGGAGCCTGACCTGGAACTGAATGAGGTCTTGGGAAAGTCAGTTGGAGAAGATCCATGTTAGGGCTGACAGAAATGTTTAGCAAGGCAGTAAAAACGAAAATGACCTCTAAACAAAAACATTAGCCATATGTGAGCATCTGGCTTCTATTCACTCAGCCAGGGAACTGGAACTGGTGGCAAGTAGTCACTGTCATTGATGTACCTGGCCATAAGAACATAGGAAGCTGGCTTATACTTTGCAAATAACAAGAAGCCAGGATTCCCAACTTATCTTAATCTACTGTAAGAATGAGGCAACTAGCTTCATTCTTTGCTTCATTCAAAtgggcaaaacaaacaaatgaaacgAAACTGAGCTTCAGCAGACATCCAAACTTGGCCTTCTGGTTTATTGTTCCCAGGGAAGCCAGGATTTCTAAGCTAACAAGAGGTTGTAATTTGTTCCTGGTTTATGAACCTGACATGTTTGGGGACAACAAAACAAGACCCCAGCTGTAACTATCACACAAATCTTTCTCTACAGTTTGTTTAGTCAGCTTGTCTGAAGTAGGAATGAACAAGCTGTGTGCACCAGTAAACCAAGACAAGTCAATCATTCTGGTTTATTGTTatctgcagatgc
It includes:
- the GSG1 gene encoding germ cell-specific gene 1 protein codes for the protein MELQKFLPWRRALLAVFLNLLALGLSTTSLLGSYWCVGTQKVPKPLCEKTKSTNCIGVPMPPEGFIGNSSFLAQDVVHYSWETGDDRFTFQYFHTGMWLSCEENIEGPDETCRSFIELCPPVERGILWLSLGSEIVYICLLVISFILLLLDMLYTGNPVCGLKLNAFAAVSSVLSGLLGMVAHMMYSQVFQATVSLGPEDWRPHNWDYGWAFYMAWASFTCCMASAVTTLNTYTKTVLAFKRNHELACDGSFTIDQAQHCQYFLPPQYHHHHREQTSGFYPHREKPLHSISEGVDFYSELQQKVLQREPDLELNEVLGKSVGEDPC